A genome region from Arachis duranensis cultivar V14167 chromosome 8, aradu.V14167.gnm2.J7QH, whole genome shotgun sequence includes the following:
- the LOC107461364 gene encoding uncharacterized protein LOC107461364, with protein sequence MIGVFDLHRISQFMNRISLTLGFHFCLIQYHSVLSVFPCVTWFSSAPKVSHRSLMTLTSALSLVTTGTVCMKLAEHKETDKFCDLRNHVAATICHQNQVSLEEDSDHQHGSFRGRELQSDMTGPSLLLEDRIYSASLHHMLPSNEWLAFWLFLVASSYFLLSKNVYYFCNWRVKSAERANPNARIDQNDDKTGSNSMFGCTDERSWSPQRVSSKFDTYSEISDFDGTSYLDSLLSLEEEDSEWLSDSKIFSTYEDPSTPLSIGYKYDTFSEISDFDRTSYLDSLLSLVEEDSDWLSDSNAIGCSNENPSTPISYKYDSFSEISDLDTPLNWDSLLRLEGRDSKWSSLNGAHFDIAEDNVSVKTSLEGANMDEFSYDEPLFWPFEGKQSWNSEDSLSSFCSSPRKKFVFDTGSTTSSSLKTSKRSAKIVPVDCEDDNVVMKGKEVLNDKHLSLTKILFNEDDLNASSNKDLFGRGFCALDEELPIETLVGLKEFDGHEGLDSEFNCDSFLLCESLIN encoded by the exons ATGATTGGCGTTTTTGACTTGCATCGGATCTCACAATTCATGAATCGAATTTCGCTCACTCTCGGATTTCACTTTTGTCTCATTCAATATCATTCCGTGCTCTCTGTTTTTCCATGCGTTACGTGGTTTTCAAGTGCACCAAAAG TGTCCCACCGATCGTTAATGACGTTAACTTCAGCATTGAGTTTGGTTACAACTGGCACTGTCTGCATGAAACTAGCTGAACATAAAGAGACAGATAAGTTCTGTGATCTTAGGAACCATGTGGCTGCTACTATTTGCCACCAAAATCAAGTGTCATTAGAAGAAGACAGTGATCATCAGCATGGATCCTTCAGAGGAAGAGAGTTACAATCAGACATGACAGGGCCTTCATTGCTTCTTGAAGACAGAATCTATTCTGCTTCACTTCATCATATGCTTCCTTCCAATGAGTGGTTGGCTTTTTGGTTATTCCTGGTTGCAAGCTCTTATTTTCTCTTAAGCAAAAATGTCTATTATTTTTGCAATTGGAGAGTGAAATCTGCTGAAAGAGCTAACCCAAATGCAAGGATAGATCAGAATGATGATAAAACTGGTTCAAATTCTATGTTTGGCTGCACTGATGAGAGGTCATGGTCTCCTCAAAGAGTTTCATCCAAATTTGACACTTACTCGGAGATTTCGGATTTTGACGGAACAAGTTACTTGGATTCTTTGCTCAGCCTTGAAGAGGAAGATTCTGAGTGGCTTTCAGATTCGAAGATTTTCTCTACCTATGAGGATCCTTCAACTCCTCTTAGTATTGGCTACAAGTATGACACTTTCTCTGAGATTTCAGATTTTGACAGAACTAGTTACTTGGATTCCTTGCTAAGCCTTGTAGAGGAAGATTCTGATTGGCTCTCAGATTCAAATGCTATTGGATGTTCCAACGAGAATCCTTCAACTCCTATTAGCTACAAATATGATTCTTTTTCGGAGATCTCAGACCTAGATACACCTCTTAACTGGGACTCTTTGCTTAGACTTGAGGGAAGAGACAGTAAGTGGTCTTCACTCAATGGAGCACACTTTGACATAGCTGAAGATAATGTTTCTGTGAAGACTTCATTGGAAGGTGCAAATATGGATGAGTTCAGTTATGATGAGCCACTCTTTTGGCCATTTGAAGGGAAACAAAGTTGGAATTCTGAGGATTCTTTGAGTTCATTTTGTTCCTCTCCTAGGAAAAAGTTTGTTTTTGACACTGGATCAACCACATCATCAAGCTTGAAGACGAGCAAAAGATCAGCAAAGATAGTACCTGTAGATTGTGAAGATGATAATGTTGTAATGAAAGGAAAAGAAGTTTTGAATGACAAACACTTGTCTCTAACCAAGATTCTTTTCAATGAAGACGATCTCAATGCTTCTTCAAACAAAGACCTCTTTGGGAGGGGATTTTGTGCCTTGGATGAAGAGCTTCCCATTGAGACATTGGTAGGGCTGAAGGAATTTGATGGACATGAGGGACTTGATTCAGAATTCAACTGTGATTCCTTTCTGCTCTGTGAATCTCTCATCAACTAA